A DNA window from Rhinolophus sinicus isolate RSC01 linkage group LG10, ASM3656204v1, whole genome shotgun sequence contains the following coding sequences:
- the SLC35A4 gene encoding putative UDP-sugar transporter protein SLC35A4, with amino-acid sequence MSVEDGGAPGLGRPRQARWTLMLLLSTAMYGAHAPLLALCHVDGQVPFRPSSAVLLTELTKLLLCTFSLLVGWQAWPQGTPSWRQAAPFALSALLYGANNNLVIYIQRYMDPSTYQVLSNLKIGSTALFYCLCLRHRLSARQGFALLLLMAAGACYTAGGLQDPGNTLPGPTQAAAAGPMPMHITPLGLLLLVLYCLISGLSSVYTELLLKRQRLPLALQNLFLYTFGVLLNLGLHASGGPGPGLLEGFSGWAALVVLSQALNGLLMSAVMKHGSSITRLFVVSCSLVVNAVLSAALLRLQLTAAFFLATLLIGLAVRLYYGSR; translated from the coding sequence ATGAGTGTAGAGGACGGGGGTGCTCCAGGCCTGGGCCGTCCCAGGCAGGCCCGCTGGACCCTGATGCTCCTCCTGTCCACAGCCATGTATGGTGCCCATGCTCCGTTGTTGGCACTGTGCCATGTAGATGGTCAAGTGCCCTTCCGACCCTCCTCGGCTGTGCTGCTGACTGAGCTGACCAAGCTGCTGTTGTGCACCTTCTCCCTCCTggtgggctggcaagcatggccCCAGGGGACCCCATCCTGGCGACAGGCTGCTCCCTTCGCATTGTCAGCCCTGCTCTATGGCGCTAACAACAACTTGGTGATCTATATTCAACGGTACATGGACCCCAGCACCTACCAGGTGCTGAGCAATCTCAAGATCGGAAGCACGGCCCTATTCTACTGCCTCTGCCTCCGGCACCGCCTCTCTGCACGCCAGGGCTTTGCACTGCTGCTGCTGATGGCAGCGGGGGCCTGCTATACAGCTGGTGGCCTCCAGGACCCTGGGAACACCCTTCCTGGGCCCACTCAAGCAGCTGCAGCTGGCCCCATGCCCATGCATATCACTCCACTAGGACTGCTGCTCCTCGTCTTATACTGCCTCATCTCGGGCTTGTCATCCGTGTACACAGAGCTGCTCCTGAAGCGACAGCGGCTGCCCCTGGCACTTCAGAACCTCTTCCTCTACACTTTTGGTGTGCTCCTGAACTTAGGTCTGCATGCAAGTGGCGGCCCCGGGCCAGGCCTCCTGGAAGGTTTCTCAGGATGGGCAGCGCTCGTGGTGCTGAGCCAGGCACTGAATGGACTGCTCATGTCAGCTGTCATGAAGCACGGCAGCAGCATCACGCGCCTCTTTGTGGTGTCCTGCTCACTCGTGGTCAACGCCGTGCTCTCAGCAGCCCTGCTGCGGCTACAGCTCACAGCTGCCTTCTTCCTGGCCACGCTGCTCATTGGCCTGGCTGTGCGCCTGTACTATGGCAGCCGCTAG
- the LOC109451772 gene encoding uncharacterized protein LOC109451772, whose product MEAMEGREAVSAAAGLGQGRSAPSALSDNPQAMLTVVVEVEPATGSGPEETCHPTFLLEGPNSIRLLQLGTLETQEQCVTFDRVLHSEAAQEAEQELLAQVQSQLGSVGRGYSVGLLLRGRETEAPRLVPQLLQMLFEEALSLGCSDPVLSTLSLVQLSPSGRTRDLLSPGPKNLSVLDVAPLGLVVEDASEVEVSDSKAASELYLQATGVESRACSLLTVTMCRPGPHPSEGAGTQSVWRGALRILQLPGALDCPLLQILAGKVAGEEVEGSLPWIVSWLLEGNNYSGLLLRLGSQGSSLSLLQAALLGAAGRRMQVKQVRPTLWDAAEEARARRAGLKSLRLGLLGDTLSDGRLNQLGRALRELQVVKAWSQRLGSWMLKGVKAEAVGLLEPQQVTNSAASHSPGLQREPQVAGRTSLGPGPQKHSLRDSEEQAQQAPDVALQFFLAQARRQRLREQQQIWIQEELKHLEQEEEEAAGDQVKGLVAGEEAAQERQRWHREQTVLRLQLEALQAERDTAEQDLLALYDLHVHATRARTCHVLQVFRAWRRLWEEQTMTTEQHHRSLLAGVLQDGINLAAQNQELQARNQQLQQAQTRQGAVMLDHCPGEKSGDQDSFRGSFLSPHS is encoded by the exons ATGGAAGCCATGGAAGGTAGAGAGGCAGTGAGCGCAGCGGCTGGTTTAGGCCAGGGCAGATCAGCCCCCTCGGCCCTCAGTGACAATCCACAGGCCATGCTGACCGTGGTGGTGGAAGTAGAGCCAGCGACAGGATCAG GCCCTGAGGAGACCTGTCACCCCACATTCCTTCTGGAGGGGCCCAACAGCATCCGCCTGCTTCAGCTGGGGACTCTGGAGACACAG gaACAATGTGTCACCTTTGACAGAGTTCTGCATTCTGAAGCTGCTCAG gaggcagagcaggaGCTGCTAGCACAAGTCCAGTCCCAACTAGGCTCTGTGGGCCGAGGGTACAGTGTGGGCCTCCTGCTTCGGGGTCGGGAAACAGAGGCACCCCGGCTCGTGCCTCAG CTGCTGCAGATGCTGTTTGAGGAAGCTCTGTCCCTCGGGTGCTCTGATCCTGTGCTTAGTACTCTTAGCCTGGTGCAG CTCAGCCCCAGCGGGCGGACTCGGGACCTGCTCTCTCCGGGGCCAAAGAACCTGTCGGTGCTGGATGTGGCCCCTCTGGGCTT AGTGGTGGAAGATGCCAGCGAAGTAGAGGTGTCCGACTCAAAAGCTGCCTCAGAGCTGTACTTGCAGGCCACAGGGGTGGAAAGCAG GGCCTGCTCTCTGCTTACTGTCACCATGTGCCGCCCAGGGCCACACCCTTCTGAGGGGGCTGGGACCCAGAGCGTGTGGCGAGGGGCCTTGCGGATCCTGCAGCTCCCGGGAGCCCT AGACTGCCCCCTGCTGCAGATATTGGCCGGTAAGGTtgctggtgaggaggtggagggCTCTCTACCCTGGATTGTCTCATGGCTCCTGGAAGGAAACAACTACAGTGGTCTTCTTCTTCGCCTGGGATCTCAAG GCAGCTCCCTGAGCTTGCTCCAGGCTGCTCTCTTGGGGGCCGCGGGAAGGAGGATGCAGGTGAAACAGGTCAGGCCCACCCTGTGGGATGCAGCAGAAGAGGCCCGAGCCCGCAGGGCTGGCCTGAAGAGCCTGCGTTTAGGCCTCCTGGGGGACACCCTGTCGGATGGCAGGCTCAACCAGCTGGGCAGGGCACTGCGGGAGCTGCAG GTGGTAAAAGCCTGGAGCCAGCGCCTAGGAAGCTGGATGCTCAAAGGGGTCAAAGCTGAGGCTGTGGGGCTCCTAGAACCACAG CAGGTGACAAATTCAGCGGCCAGCCACAGTCCAGGTCTCCAGCGGGAGCCCCAAG TGGCAGGAAGAACATCTCTAGGACCTGGGCCCCAAAAGCATTCTCTCAGGGACTCTGAGGAACAG GCCCAGCAGGCGCCAGATGTGGCCCTGCAGTTCTTCCTGGCCCAGGCCCGAAGGCAGAGGCTGCGAGAACAGCAGCAAATCTGGATCCAAGAGGAACTGAAGCATTtggaacaggaggaggaggaggcagcaggtgACCAGGTCAAAGGCCTGGTGGCTGGAGAAGAG GCCGCCCAGGAGAGACAGAGATGGCACCGGGAGCAGACAGTGCTGAGACTGCAGCTGGAGGCTCTTCAGGCAGAGCGGGACACTGCAGAGCAGGACCTGCTAGCCCTCTATGACCTGCACGTGCACGCCACACGAGCTCGGACATGCCACGTGCTACAG GTATTCCGAGCCTGGCGGCGGCTGTGGGAAGAACAAACCATGACCACGGAGCAGCACCACCGCAGCCTGCTGGCTGGCGTCCTACAAGACGGCATCAACCTGGCTGCACAGAACCAGGAGCTCCAAGCCCGGAACCAACAGCTTCAGCAGGCACAGACTCGGCAGGGGGCAGTTATGCTGGATCACTGCCCTGGGGAGAAATCTGGTGATCAGGACTCCTTCAGGGGCAGTTTCCTCTCTCCTCATTCTTAA